ACTGAAGTCGATCCTCAGGATCTCGCCGACCGCACGCGCGAAGCTGCTCGAGGAAAGAGCAGAGGATCCGCAGCCCGAGCGCCTTGTGCTTCGGCTAGAGGTGACCGGCATCGTGGACGGCGAGTACACCTACAAGATGTATTTCCAGCTCCGGGAGTCCGTAACGCCCTCGGACACAGAGCTCGGTGACGACGACCTGGCGATCGCCATCCCACCGGACAGCGTGGAGAAGCTGCGCGGAGCGAGCGTCGACTGGGTGGTCCAATTCGACCAAGCGGGCTGGGCGATCACCAACCCCAACCGCCCGAGGCCGAGCATCGGGAGTCCGCTCCCCATCACGCCGGTCGGCCCGAGCAGCCCTGCGGTGGGCAGCCGCCCGCCGGCCGATCTGAAGGCCGATCTCTCCGGCGACGTGGCCCAGCGAGTCATGGTGGTCCTGGACCGGCAGATCAACCCGAGC
This Actinomycetota bacterium DNA region includes the following protein-coding sequences:
- a CDS encoding NifU family protein, giving the protein MTGIVDGEYTYKMYFQLRESVTPSDTELGDDDLAIAIPPDSVEKLRGASVDWVVQFDQAGWAITNPNRPRPSIGSPLPITPVGPSSPAVGSRPPADLKADLSGDVAQRVMVVLDRQINPSIAAHGGHAELVAVQDNTAYLRLSGGCQGCSMATVTLGQGIEVAIKELVPEITRVLDVTDHASGTSPYFEAAKK